One Ranitomeya imitator isolate aRanImi1 chromosome 4, aRanImi1.pri, whole genome shotgun sequence genomic window, aggttggcagctctcgaacgttgaaccttagctgtggatgtaactgcagtagctgttcaggcagcATGTGAAGCTGTGGCCCGTATGTCCGCTGTCAtccctgttctgaccttatcccgcTTCCCGCTTCCTGAAAGCAAGTTGTGTAGGGGATTCGGGAACCAATGTGCGATACACCTTGAGCTGCTGGCTGCATGTTTCCTCTCAGAacaggctaaagtgggatttattatttcacttctgtcggacagggtgttggattgGGCTACCCCACTGTGGGAGgacgatgatcatgtggtgcagagtgctccacagtttctgagcactctgactcAGGTCTTCTTGGGATcatgagtcacccatgatatggcgctccaactgctggcattgacacagagcAAGTGATGAGCGAGTTATTGCTTGGGAAATCTCCGATCAATAACaagtactcggagatcacctgatcgTGCTTGGGAAAacgcgagcaatgagtatactggcTCATAATTgcacagggctcatccatggtcagtcactttgccgtccacttccgaactttagcatctgagctgaagtGGTCAGATAAAGTCCTTATGCCTGTTTTCTGGAGGGGTTCTGGCTGACCATGtgtaggatgctctggccactagggaggctctggcaacactggaggagctcatatcaGTGTCCACTTACACTTACCTGCGGTTCTCTGAGggaaggttggagtgagcccagtgtcgGCAGAGGTTTTGGTTGGCTCCTAACTTCGCAGAGCCTCTGGAGTCCCGTACCAGGTGTCCGAGCCTCAGGATGCTATGGAGGAGTCATGTGCTGGATCTAAGTCTCTGCTCGCTCATACTTCCATGGTCTGCCATGTCTGTTGGCAGTCAGGACATTTTGCCTCCAGATGtccacagcggtcgggaaaacgtcctAGTCAAGTGGCTGTAGGAGGactttcactagacacagcagtgttctcctcaaaattgtcctttaaagggacaatcacaaTGGGCCCTATAACTCACGCAATGGagatttgtgtggattctggggcagagggcaaattCATACAAAAATATTAGTGTATAAGTCAAGAATGGTGCCTAAGGAGAGAGGACActcctgggtgttgtgaattccactcttgtgctccctccggtggttgtaagtggcacttttgtgatttctgctcttgggctccctcttgtggtttctagtggtatggctgctccttggagttagctgtcatcagctgcctccacttatcttctcttctgctcggctatttaggtctggctctttcttcagccagtgccacttgtaaatggttcctggttggaatcacatctctttggagttccctgttatcctgaccagttcagctaagctaagcttTTGCTTGCTctattctgtccatagattgtggacttatccattctgtgctttctatgtttgtccagcttatcagtgtgaattaattctgtcttgctggaagctctgggaggcagatttgccctccacacctttagtcaggtgtggagattttttgtaaactctgcatggatttttgtagtgttttatactgaccgcacagtatttcatcctgtcgtatctatttagctagactggcctcctgtgctcatcctggtttcattttgtgtatgtcttttccctctccactcacagtcattatttgtggggggctaatctatcctttggggattttctctgaggcaagatagttttcctgcttctttcttaaggggtagttagctcttaggctgtgacgagatgcctagggagagttaggagcattccacggctacttctagtgttgtgttgagcttagggactgcggtcagtacagttaccacatccttcagagctcattccatgttgctcctagaccaccgtatcataacacctgggactaagtcctgcttttctccatctgagcatgcccatgagACGACTGCTCATTGGTGGTTGGAggccacatgctcaggtcctcaagcagctcagATTGGGCCATCAGCAAGGACCCAGAAGATTGTGGCCATAATAGGAGAGTGTATTCAAAAatcatggtgtgtgtgtgtgtgtgtgtgtgtgtgtgtgcatgtgtgaatgactctggtgaaagctcctaatgataCCTTACCCTATGGTTGTTGTATGAGTATTAGTTTGATTGGAGGCAGAGACAGCACCTATTTGTGGTATCACTAGCCCAACATCGTGTGCCCTCGCTGCACACGACCGATTGTTAGCGTATGGTAGTGGTGGTCGCCAGTGCAACGCTGCATCCACTCTATGCGCTAAATGTACTAGTTAGCCTTTGTAAGTGGCATTTGCCAATGGAATGCTGTGCACACTCAGTGTGCTAAATCTTCTCAGTGCTGTGTCCTTTGACAATTAATAATTAACCTTTACAGCAGTTCTGTGAAGCAACAGATTCCACTGTGGTTCACACCGGGTGTCTGTTAACTCGCGTGTGCTCAGgtgttataccgccatatagtgtccaccattactgagcagcagtattccatctctgcacagtggaccccggatttGCGAACGCATCTTATTCTTATAatatatttggtgctttccgccaaccctaactggaaggtaccagaagttagataCAGGTTGAAGAGAtatgttagggatgggattagtgttgtGTGAGGTTGGAGAGGATgtgagatgggatggggtcaagtgcacgagTGGTGAGGTATgattttggagagaagatgagcaagctctcctttagtgattttggagagggaagttagggGGTTagagcattggtctggtatacaaagtggTTGTGGTGTTTTGACAACaatgacttgccttgtttggtctatcttatttttggagTGTGTGGCAAAGTTCTCTGCAGAGATTAGGCTagattcacattgtgttagtgcagtccattcaacgcatacgttaaacggactgcgctgacgcaagtgctgactttgcacagcgctagcgcagatggagcctatgctccatctgcgctagcggtgacggacccggaaacactgcagcccgcgtctcaggttcGTCGCtcaatgtcggatgcatcactagcgcacgcccattgtgggcgtgtgctagcgatgcgtctgacattgcattcaatggcgccgttaacggactacgttacaccgtgttatgccgtggtgtaacgtagtacgTTAAATGGAGACActgaacacaatgtgaacctagccttagggaactcAGAGGGGCCAGTGGtgagtggaggagggagttaaaagtgttgaacaactgtttggagtTGTGGGATAAAGAGGTTACGAGGGATGTGAAATGGGCCTGTTTAAcaaaggtgagagctgatttgaatgtgagTTAATGAAGCAATTCATTTTGGATTTTATTTCATTTTGAATGCAGGAGAACAATCAGACCACAATCATTGAGTTTTTTCTGTTAGGATTTCAAGTCAATCAGAACTGGAGAATTTTCCTTTTCTCTCTGCTTCTCTTGATTTATTGTGGGacaatatgtgggaatctcctgatCATCACCCTGGTGTCCACCAGCAAGAACCTCCACACTACAATGTACTTCTTCATCTCACAGCTGTCCGTCAGTGATATCTTGTTGCCTACAGATATTGTCCCCAATATGCTTTCTATTCAGCTGAATAATGGAGGGAAAATCACTTTTTCTGGCTGCATGGCCCAGTTTTATTTCTTTTGTGCCACAGAAGAGTTTGAAAGTCTTCTCCTTACACTTATGTCGTACGACAGATATGTGGCCATCTGTAACCCCTTGCATTACATCTCTATCATGACAGGTACATTGTGTGTGAAGTTGATCGTCATCTTCTGGTTGCTCAGTTTTTTCACTTCATTCATTTACTTTGAAATAATATTAGGACTAAAGTTCTGTGGATCGAATATCATTGACCATCTGTTCTGCGATCTTGTTCCCTTACAGACGATTTCCTGTTCTGATACCTTTCCTATGAAAATACAATTATATTTACTAAGTATTCCATTTTTGATTATTCCGAGCATGATAATTGTTATTTCTTATGCTAAGATTGTCCGTGTTATCTTACAGATCCGATCTAATATCAGTAGACacaaagccttctccacctgtagctccCACCTCACTGTGGTCTCCATATTCTACTTCACGATATTCAGTGTTTATATTGTGCCAACAAGTGAGCAAACATCAGACGTTAATAAAATCCTGtctctgttatatactgtgtttACTCCTTTGATCAACCCCATTATATACAGTTTTAGGAACAAAGATATCAAGAAAGCCGTGCAGGAAATAATTAGGAAATATCACTAATTAGTGGAACTTGGCTAAACATATAAGCCAAAATTGGTAAATCATAATAGGATATAATAGGTTTGTATGTTTAAAATCAAAATGGTCCAGAAATGTATACTTGTGTATAGATTATTGTAACTAGCATTGTTTTGGAAAACAAGAAGAACATTTTTGAATGGTAAATGGTTGTCATTATACATTGTCCTAATTATTACATTAACCTGGATTTCCACCTTCAGTTCCTGAGTGCTTCTATTCACAAATATTCTCCTTTATTTGAGCATTGCTGTTACTGTCAGATATCCTGCACCAGTATTAGAGATGAACAGATCTTTTTAAATTCAACATCATAGGCTTCTCTGAATATTCTCAATGGATTTAATTTGCATCAAATACATTTGCCACATCTTGCAATACtggagaaagaaaggaaggaaggaaggaaggaaggaaggaaggaaggaaggaaggaaggaaggaaggaaggaaggaaggaaggaaggaagggagggagggagggagggagggagggagggagggagggagggagggaggaaggaaggaaggaaggaaggaaggaaggaaggaaggaaggtgttaaggactggcggaacgcaccaagtatagatggtaagaaactaggtgcgttcgcagtccgaggtccaccgtgcaggtaaaagaccctgcagctagcaagacggacaatatggcggtacactaaaggatacacgcgtgggttaaacctcacccagcgtgaagaaagcgatcctgttaattcacaggaccgcagtaccgcactagtgcgcgagcaagtggtcagcggacttaaccccagaagggattggagcccgattagacccttgctggcgtaacaccgcaactgggtgtgtagagaacctaaagaaatataagtgcacaagagtgcgagcgatgccgcactaacggacgccactaaccacccagactcgggtatggaaagcgcaaggcaggcgcacggcgccgtactggcaggcacagctacaggacgctgagatgtgtgtttagtgctgtaggctaagtcgggcgctaggtagcagccatacaccttccgcgaacagacattcactagggtaggggtttccaaggacgacttgcactcacaacatacacacattagcaattgttagacaatactagcgcatggccgtgcggtcatgcgcagtttatatagcagcagcacaggaagtggccacagcacttttgcccttctaggacctgccaagaggaccaatggaatgtgctgcagagcctgagcacatgaccctcgatctccaacgggagaccttacgctgggcatgctcagtacatgcagacaaggacttagtcccagagaagtccgctcgctgctgaccagcactgactttaatggcagagactggagaagcagcactaactctcagaacagagtgagaatgagcaagacgctgggaccgacgtccttgctgagcaggctctactgcggctggacaagaatgggagaccgcagcggaagt contains:
- the LOC138674381 gene encoding olfactory receptor-like protein I9, with product MQENNQTTIIEFFLLGFQVNQNWRIFLFSLLLLIYCGTICGNLLIITLVSTSKNLHTTMYFFISQLSVSDILLPTDIVPNMLSIQLNNGGKITFSGCMAQFYFFCATEEFESLLLTLMSYDRYVAICNPLHYISIMTGTLCVKLIVIFWLLSFFTSFIYFEIILGLKFCGSNIIDHLFCDLVPLQTISCSDTFPMKIQLYLLSIPFLIIPSMIIVISYAKIVRVILQIRSNISRHKAFSTCSSHLTVVSIFYFTIFSVYIVPTSEQTSDVNKILSLLYTVFTPLINPIIYSFRNKDIKKAVQEIIRKYH